One Etheostoma cragini isolate CJK2018 chromosome 19, CSU_Ecrag_1.0, whole genome shotgun sequence DNA segment encodes these proteins:
- the LOC117962142 gene encoding dynein regulatory complex subunit 7-like has product MEFSSARVDHLVRRVKSPREMTEFFEGRGDLLYYRHATFSEPDLDPDDRPLEMVVERFHRNRSKPANGDVAQRVFLLAERRIELTYHLEDHRFIPSKRSFIKPQESTENKKAEDFTSDMESSFQVQVDPSEKPLKTLALYNMLVALMKEEEKVVFQIKASKQEVTVSPGVKVSLESQFRVNIPQ; this is encoded by the exons ATGGAGTTCAGCAGTGCTCGTGTTGACCACCTGGTGCGGAGGGTGAAGTCGCCGCGTGAAATGACGGAGTTCTTCGAGGGCCGGGGGGACCTTCTCTACTACCGGCACGCTACGTTTTCAGAACCAGATCTGGATCCGGATGACCGACCGCTGGAG ATGGTGGTGGAGCGTTTCCACAGGAACAGATCCAAACCGGCCAACGGAGACGTGGCCCAGCGAGTGTTCCTATTGGCTGAAAGACGGATCGAGCTGACCTATCACTTAGAGGATCACCGATTTATCCCTTCGAAGAGGAGCTTCATCAAACCGCAGGAGTCGACGGAGAACAAGAAGGCCGAGGACTTCACATCCGACATGGAATCCAGCTTTCAG GTTCAGGTGGATCCATCTGAGAAGCCTCTTAAGACCCTGGCTCTGTACAACATGCTGGTGGCTCTgatgaaggaggaagagaaggtggTTTTCCAAATCAAAGCGTCTAAGCAAGAGGTAACCGTGTCACCTGGAGTAAAAGTATCGCTAGAGTCCCAATTCAGAGTTAACATCCCACAATAA